The proteins below come from a single Tachypleus tridentatus isolate NWPU-2018 chromosome 13, ASM421037v1, whole genome shotgun sequence genomic window:
- the LOC143236037 gene encoding guanine nucleotide-binding protein G(s) subunit alpha-like isoform X2 encodes MNCFQRNDPNRRISKELDKQIIKWMRQYKKTIKLLLLGSGESGKTTILKQMKILHLEGFSETERNVKIQEIRQNVLQAVKELTVNMKYLRPPVQLANSESQGSLDFICNIDTMDNYTFPKEFYDHVKRIWEDEGIQECYRRSNEFCLMDCAKHFLDKVDEIRSPDYKPSDQDILCCRKKTCDIQKIEFEVEIPKKYGGGSQLFWMFDVGGQRGERRKWIQVFDGITAILFLISSSGFNLKVREDPDKNQLMESIELFQDVWSSRFLRECGFILFFNKQDLLKEKIASGTKIVEYFPEFNTYNLSLQGSNQETPKKYASKYNRNVLRLEQRSQKPEVLLAFYHCYGH; translated from the exons ATGAACTGTTTCCAGCGAAACGATCCAAACCGCCGAATTAGCAAGGAACTGGacaaacagataataaaatgGATGAggcaatacaaaaaaacaataaaactacttCTCTTGG GATCAGGAGAGTCTGGAAAAACGACAAtactaaaacaaatgaaaattttgcACTTAGAAGGATTTTCTGAAAC AGAAAGGAATGTTAAAATTCAAGAAATCAGGCAGAACGTTTTGCAAGCGGTTAAG GAACTTACTGTTAATATGAAGTATCTTCGACCACCTGTACAGTTAGCCAACTCCGAAAGCCAGGGGAGTTTAGACTTCATTTGCAACATAGATACAATGGATAACTATACCTTTCCAAAA GAGTTTTATGACCACGTTAAAAGGATTTGGGAAGATGAAGGAATACAGGAGTGTTATCGAAGATCCAACGAATTCTGTCTGATGGACTGTGCCAAACA TTTCCTTGACAAAGTTGACGAGATTCGAAGTCCGGATTACAAACCCTCTGACCAG GACATCCTGTGTTGCAGAAAGAAAACGTGTGACATTCAGAAAATTGAATTTGAAGTTGAAATCCCGAAAAAATATGGTGGTGGTTCTCAACTGTTTTG GATGTTTGATGTTGGAGGACAACGTGGAGAGCGACGTAAGTGGATTCAAGTGTTCGATGGTATCACAGCCATCTTATTCCTCATATCATCGTCGGGTTTCAACCTCAAAGTTCGAGAAGACCCGGACAAAAACCAGCTTATGGAATCCATTGAACTGTTCCAAGATGTTTGGTCAAGCAG GTTTCTCCGAGAATGTGGATTTATCCTATTCTTTAATAAACAAGATTTACTCAAAGAGAAGATAGCGTCGGGAACAAAAATAGTAGAATATTTTCCAGAATTCAACACCTACAATCTAAGTCTTCAAG gaagtaaccaagaaaccCCAAAGAAATATGCGTCTAAGTACAACAGAAATGTATTACGACTTGAACAAAGAAGCCAAAAACCGGAAGTGCTACTGGCATTTTACCACTGCTACGGACACTGA
- the LOC143236037 gene encoding guanine nucleotide-binding protein G(s) subunit alpha-like isoform X1, giving the protein MNCFQRNDPNRRISKELDKQIIKWMRQYKKTIKLLLLGSGESGKTTILKQMKILHLEGFSETERNVKIQEIRQNVLQAVKELTVNMKYLRPPVQLANSESQGSLDFICNIDTMDNYTFPKEFYDHVKRIWEDEGIQECYRRSNEFCLMDCAKHFLDKVDEIRSPDYKPSDQDILCCRKKTCDIQKIEFEVEIPKKYGGGSQLFWMFDVGGQRGERRKWIQVFDGITAILFLISSSGFNLKVREDPDKNQLMESIELFQDVWSSRFLRECGFILFFNKQDLLKEKIASGTKIVEYFPEFNTYNLSLQDRDSEEDPNYHRCRCFIRDKFLEVTKKPQRNMRLSTTEMYYDLNKEAKNRKCYWHFTTATDTENVKRVFKDIHHMIIMLNIQAITPT; this is encoded by the exons ATGAACTGTTTCCAGCGAAACGATCCAAACCGCCGAATTAGCAAGGAACTGGacaaacagataataaaatgGATGAggcaatacaaaaaaacaataaaactacttCTCTTGG GATCAGGAGAGTCTGGAAAAACGACAAtactaaaacaaatgaaaattttgcACTTAGAAGGATTTTCTGAAAC AGAAAGGAATGTTAAAATTCAAGAAATCAGGCAGAACGTTTTGCAAGCGGTTAAG GAACTTACTGTTAATATGAAGTATCTTCGACCACCTGTACAGTTAGCCAACTCCGAAAGCCAGGGGAGTTTAGACTTCATTTGCAACATAGATACAATGGATAACTATACCTTTCCAAAA GAGTTTTATGACCACGTTAAAAGGATTTGGGAAGATGAAGGAATACAGGAGTGTTATCGAAGATCCAACGAATTCTGTCTGATGGACTGTGCCAAACA TTTCCTTGACAAAGTTGACGAGATTCGAAGTCCGGATTACAAACCCTCTGACCAG GACATCCTGTGTTGCAGAAAGAAAACGTGTGACATTCAGAAAATTGAATTTGAAGTTGAAATCCCGAAAAAATATGGTGGTGGTTCTCAACTGTTTTG GATGTTTGATGTTGGAGGACAACGTGGAGAGCGACGTAAGTGGATTCAAGTGTTCGATGGTATCACAGCCATCTTATTCCTCATATCATCGTCGGGTTTCAACCTCAAAGTTCGAGAAGACCCGGACAAAAACCAGCTTATGGAATCCATTGAACTGTTCCAAGATGTTTGGTCAAGCAG GTTTCTCCGAGAATGTGGATTTATCCTATTCTTTAATAAACAAGATTTACTCAAAGAGAAGATAGCGTCGGGAACAAAAATAGTAGAATATTTTCCAGAATTCAACACCTACAATCTAAGTCTTCAAG aCAGAGACAGCGAAGAAGATCCTAATTACCATAGGTGTCGCTGCTTCATTCGTGATAAATTTTTG gaagtaaccaagaaaccCCAAAGAAATATGCGTCTAAGTACAACAGAAATGTATTACGACTTGAACAAAGAAGCCAAAAACCGGAAGTGCTACTGGCATTTTACCACTGCTACGGACACTGAAAATGTCAAGCGAGTGTTTAAAGACATTCATCATATGATAATCATGTTAAACATACAGGCAATTACACCAACCTGA
- the LOC143236037 gene encoding guanine nucleotide-binding protein G(s) subunit alpha-like isoform X3, translating into MKILHLEGFSETERNVKIQEIRQNVLQAVKELTVNMKYLRPPVQLANSESQGSLDFICNIDTMDNYTFPKEFYDHVKRIWEDEGIQECYRRSNEFCLMDCAKHFLDKVDEIRSPDYKPSDQDILCCRKKTCDIQKIEFEVEIPKKYGGGSQLFWMFDVGGQRGERRKWIQVFDGITAILFLISSSGFNLKVREDPDKNQLMESIELFQDVWSSRFLRECGFILFFNKQDLLKEKIASGTKIVEYFPEFNTYNLSLQDRDSEEDPNYHRCRCFIRDKFLEVTKKPQRNMRLSTTEMYYDLNKEAKNRKCYWHFTTATDTENVKRVFKDIHHMIIMLNIQAITPT; encoded by the exons atgaaaattttgcACTTAGAAGGATTTTCTGAAAC AGAAAGGAATGTTAAAATTCAAGAAATCAGGCAGAACGTTTTGCAAGCGGTTAAG GAACTTACTGTTAATATGAAGTATCTTCGACCACCTGTACAGTTAGCCAACTCCGAAAGCCAGGGGAGTTTAGACTTCATTTGCAACATAGATACAATGGATAACTATACCTTTCCAAAA GAGTTTTATGACCACGTTAAAAGGATTTGGGAAGATGAAGGAATACAGGAGTGTTATCGAAGATCCAACGAATTCTGTCTGATGGACTGTGCCAAACA TTTCCTTGACAAAGTTGACGAGATTCGAAGTCCGGATTACAAACCCTCTGACCAG GACATCCTGTGTTGCAGAAAGAAAACGTGTGACATTCAGAAAATTGAATTTGAAGTTGAAATCCCGAAAAAATATGGTGGTGGTTCTCAACTGTTTTG GATGTTTGATGTTGGAGGACAACGTGGAGAGCGACGTAAGTGGATTCAAGTGTTCGATGGTATCACAGCCATCTTATTCCTCATATCATCGTCGGGTTTCAACCTCAAAGTTCGAGAAGACCCGGACAAAAACCAGCTTATGGAATCCATTGAACTGTTCCAAGATGTTTGGTCAAGCAG GTTTCTCCGAGAATGTGGATTTATCCTATTCTTTAATAAACAAGATTTACTCAAAGAGAAGATAGCGTCGGGAACAAAAATAGTAGAATATTTTCCAGAATTCAACACCTACAATCTAAGTCTTCAAG aCAGAGACAGCGAAGAAGATCCTAATTACCATAGGTGTCGCTGCTTCATTCGTGATAAATTTTTG gaagtaaccaagaaaccCCAAAGAAATATGCGTCTAAGTACAACAGAAATGTATTACGACTTGAACAAAGAAGCCAAAAACCGGAAGTGCTACTGGCATTTTACCACTGCTACGGACACTGAAAATGTCAAGCGAGTGTTTAAAGACATTCATCATATGATAATCATGTTAAACATACAGGCAATTACACCAACCTGA